Proteins from one Anopheles nili chromosome 2, idAnoNiliSN_F5_01, whole genome shotgun sequence genomic window:
- the LOC128730330 gene encoding UMP-CMP kinase: protein MSSNLVTMGKPKVVFVLGPPGSGKGTQCEKIVKEFGYTHLSAGDLLREERNREGSEFGALIEDNIKNGRIVPVEITCALLENAMRKTTEATGNDRFLIDGFPRNEDNLQGWTKKMADKVDQQFVLFFECSEQQCTERCLKRGESSGRSDDNAESLKKRFNTYINDTVAIIKHYEELQLVKKIDASSGPDAVFEHVKLIFGEQK, encoded by the exons ATGTCGTCAAACCTAGTGACCATGGGCAAACCGAAGGTTGTATTCGTTCTCGGTCCGCCTGGTTCCGGCAAAGGAACGCAATGCGAAAAAATCGTCAAAGAGTTTGGTTACACGCATCTTTCTGCCGGTGATCTGTTGCGAGAAGAGCGTAACCGAGAAGGATCCGAATTTGGCGCTCTGATAGAGGACAACATCAAGAATGGCCGCATCGTGCCGGTGGAAATAACATGTGCCCTGTTGGAAAATGCGATGCGCAAAACTACTGAG GCTACCGGTAACGATAGATTTCTGATCGACGGTTTCCCTCGGAACGAAGACAATCTGCAGGGTTGGACAAAGAAGATGGCGGATAAGGTCGATCAGCAATTCGTCCTGTTTTTCGAATGCTCCGAACAACAATGCACTGAGCGTTGTCTAAAACGAGGTGAAAGCAGCGGCCGGTCGGATGATAACGCAGAGAGTTTAAAGAAGCGTTTTAACACCTACATTAATGATACGGTTGCCATCATTAAGCACTACGAAGAACTCCAGCTGGTTAAAAAGATCGATGCCAGCTCTGGTCCTGACGCTGTATTCGAGCACGTCAAATTGATTTTTGGTGAGCAAAAGTAA
- the LOC128723812 gene encoding putative GTP-binding protein 6, producing MIRTVRRFDFNESLIHPFYPRVGDPFKRSHVVTQLNAYREKYTDASKYKGGKQAGQRQKAIDKAQLLSMMENDEPLEGNDDQRELIDDREYDSIASSAMHVTKRITNIHNVAILQPYVKWGPRKSATSPELLLQEAEALVRSLPKWTIEFSLKIPVDTLDKKHLFGSGKLEELKAVISARQETGTPLTCVFISKGTLSFTQKQTLEQEFRLPVMDRYSVVVQILRLHAVSMEAKLQVALAELPYIWSQVKDQEGSSKGSGRIFLSDSQRQMLQLRERKLRNELTMIRSHRELLRNRRRQKNFPIVAVVGYTNAGKTSLIKALTEEQSLQPRDQLFATLDVTAHAGLLPCKLQVLYMDTVGFMADIPTGLIECFVATLEDAMLADVIVHVQDMAHENYKEQRAHVERTLASLMRNGERSLTPERIINVGNKIDLVPGESSMRLTDGEEEPSTVDRLHLVSSRTLHGMGSLLQEIERRVLRVTDRQRMVVRVPMGGQEVAWLYKNAAVTETAADPNNAERLLVNLVITEAKLQQFRHLFIRNRGER from the coding sequence ATGATTAGGACAGTTCGCCGGTTTGACTTTAACGAATCGCTTATACATCCATTTTATCCGCGGGTCGGCGACCCGTTCAAACGATCCCATGTAGTAACGCAACTGAATGCTTATAGAGAAAAATACACCGACGCTAGCAAGTACAAGGGAGGAAAACAAGCCGGCCAACGCCAAAAAGCTATCGACAAAGCACAACTACTttcgatgatggaaaatgacGAACCGTTGGAAGGTAACGACGATCAACGGGAATTGATAGACGATCGTGAATATGATTCCATCGCATCCAGCGCCATGCACGTAACGAAACGAATAACCAATATACATAATGTCGCTATTTTACAACCCTACGTTAAATGGGGACCTCGTAAGAGTGCCACAAGCCCCGAGCTATTGTTGCAAGAAGCGGAAGCGTTAGTACGGTCTCTTCCAAAGTGGACCATCGAGTTCAGTTTGAAAATTCCTGTTGATACATTGGACAAAAAGCATTTGTTCGGCAGCGGCAAGCTAGAAGAGCTTAAGGCCGTCATCAGCGCCCGCCAAGAAACCGGAACTCCGCTCACGTGTGTATTCATCAGCAAGGGTACCCTCAGCTtcacgcaaaagcaaactctCGAGCAGGAGTTTCGTCTTCCTGTGATGGACCGATACTCGGTGGTTGTGCAGATACTTCGACTGCACGCAGTCAGTATGGAGGCAAAACTGCAGGTAGCCCTTGCTGAGTTGCCCTACATTTGGTCGCAGGTGAAAGACCAAGAGGGCTCATCGAAAGGCTCCGGAAGAATCTTTTTAAGCGATTCCCAACGCCAGATGCTGCAACTGCGTGAACGTAAACTACGGAATGAGCTGACAATGATCCGTTCTCACCGGGAGCTGCTTCGAAATCGCCGTCGCcagaaaaactttcccatcgtCGCGGTGGTGGGATATACGAATGCAGGCAAAACATCGCTGATAAAAGCATTGACCGAAGAGCAAAGCTTGCAGCCACGGGATCAGCTATTTGCCACGCTAGACGTGACCGCGCACGCCGGATTGTTGCCTTGCAAACTCCAGGTGCTTTACATGGATACGGTCGGGTTTATGGCCGATATTCCTACTGGGCTAATTGAGTGCTTTGTAGCGACACTTGAGGACGCAATGCTGGCCGATGTAATTGTGCACGTGCAGGACATGGCGCACGAGAACTACAAGGAGCAGCGCGCTCATGTGGAACGTACTTTGGCTTCGCTTATGCGCAATGGCGAGCGATCGTTGACGCCGGAGCGCATCATCAATGTGGGCAACAAAATCGACCTAGTACCAGGAGAATCTTCAATGAGGTTGACTGATGGGGAAGAAGAGCCATCGACCGTCGACCGCTTACATCTAGTGTCCTCTCGTACGCTACACGGTATGGGCAGTTTACTGCAAGAAATAGAACGAAGAGTGTTACGTGTGACCGATCGACAGAGAATGGTCGTACGGGTACCGATGGGTGGCCAAGAAGTGGCATGGCTTTATAAAAATGCTGCCGTAACTGAAACGGCGGCTGATCCAAACAACGCTGAACGGTTGCTAGTGAACCTGGTTATAACGGAGGCAAAGTTGCAACAATTTcgacatttatttattcgaaATCGAGGTGAAAGATGa
- the LOC128723801 gene encoding transmembrane protein 141 — protein sequence MNDIRLLKDQQREKHPGFDSYIECMSRSLFTGLATFTLGFSGVYFLQQIGQRYLPYTKKVNILVAVIVATGASYKVTSDRTRACQARWMAVEEKYSVLQESTSSEVLESITGRK from the coding sequence ATGAACGATATACGCCTGTTGAAGGATCAACAGCGTGAGAAACATCCCGGGTTCGATTCGTACATCGAGTGCATGAGCCGATCACTGTTCACGGGACTAGCAACGTTCACTCTTGGGTTTTCCGGTGTCTACTTTTTGCAACAGATTGGGCAACGATATCTTCCGTACACAAAAAAGGTAAACATCCTGGTGGCGGTCATTGTTGCAACCGGTGCTTCTTACAAAGTGACATCGGATCGAACCCGTGCCTGCCAGGCACGGTGGATGGCCGTAGAGGAAAAGTACAGCGTGCTACAAGAGTCGACTAGCTCGGAAGTGTTGGAAAGTATAACTGGTCGAAAATAG